A genomic window from Lotus japonicus ecotype B-129 chromosome 1, LjGifu_v1.2 includes:
- the LOC130732220 gene encoding uncharacterized protein LOC130732220, whose product MNSQDHEASKKVKNHRVSCRSSTSCPSPSLSRKTCGCGKEVILYRSHSSNNPGKLFWRCPDWRVKGSCGFFEWDRGVANEDEDGMEGSSNLNEDINDMMEKRIASLREELHEMLQKTMVKLCEDMNEKDKKIERMKMKLKREGFKINVLLFLLGIALAVAVSKFF is encoded by the exons ATGAATTCACAGGACCACGAAGCTTCAAAGAAAGTGAAGAACCACAGGGTCAGTTGTCGTTCATCCACCTCGTGCCCTTCACCCTCACTGTCACGCAAGACTTGTGGCTGTGGGAAAGAGGTTATTCTCTACCGATCTCATTCCAGTAATAACCCAGGAAAGCTATTTTGGAGGTGCCCTGATTGGAGG GTGAAAGGGTCTTGTGGGTTTTTCGAGTGGGATAGAGGTGTTgctaatgaagatgaagatggtatGGAGGGTTCTTCAAATCTGAATGAAGACATTAATGACATGATGGAAAAAAGAATTGCTAGTTTGAGGGAAGAGCTTCACGAAATGCTGCAGAAGACAATGGTCAAGTTATGTGAAGACATGAATGAGAAGGACAAAAAAATtgagaggatgaagatgaagctgaAAAGAGAGGGATTCAAGATTAATGTGCTATTGTTCTTATTAGGCATTGCTTTGGCTGTAGCAGTGTCAAAGTTCTTCTAG